The following proteins come from a genomic window of Triticum aestivum cultivar Chinese Spring chromosome 6A, IWGSC CS RefSeq v2.1, whole genome shotgun sequence:
- the LOC123132581 gene encoding chaperone protein dnaJ 6, producing MGRKRRARVSCDSDGDDVEMNGDEPAPAAAESKSLYEILGVESTASQQEIKKAYHKLALRLHPDKNPGDEEANEKFQQLQKVISILGDQEKRALYDETGITDDDALVGEAADNLQAYFRTVYRKVTEADIEEFEAKYRGSDSEKKDLKELYTKFKGNMNRLFCSMICSDAKLDSHRFKDIIDQAIAEGELKSTKVYAKWAKKISEIEPPTNPLERRVKKKKSQESDLILAISQRREQRKERFDSVLSSIMSKCDDNKAGSSEPTEEEFERARQRLEKKRTKGRK from the exons ATGGGCCGCAAGAGGAGGGCTAGGGTTTCCTGCGACAGCGACGGCGACGACGTCGAGATGAACGGCGATgagcccgcccccgccgccgcggagAGCAAGAGCCTCTACGAG ATATTAGGGGTTGAGAGCACAGCTTCACAACAGGAGATAAAAAAGGCATATCACAAGTTGGCCTTGCGTCTTCACCCAGATAAGAATCCTGGAGATGAG GAAGCCAACGAAAAATTTCAGCAGCTGCAGAAGGTGATATCTATTCTTGGAGACCAGGAGAAAAGGGCATTGTATGATGAGACTGGAATTACTGATGATGAT GCACTGGTTGGAGAAGCTGCAGACAATCTCCAAGCGTACTTCAGAACAGTGTACAGAAAG GTCACAGAGGCTGACATTGAAGAATTTGAAGCTAAGTACAGAGGGTCAGACTCTGAGAAAAAGGATTTAAAGGAACTGTACACAAAATTTAAGGGCAACATGAACAG ACTTTTCTGCTCTATGATTTGCTCAGATGCCAAGCTTGATTCTCACCGCTTCAAAGATATAATTGATCAGGCAATTGCTGAAG GCGAGCTGAAGTCCACCAAAGTGTATGCGAAGTGGGCTAAAAAGATTTCTGAGATAGAACCACCCACAAACCCATTGGAGAGGAGAGTGAA GAAAAAGAAGAGCCAGGAGAGCGACCTCATCCTGGCGATCTCGCAGCGCAGGGAACAGAGGAAGGAGCGGTTTGACTCTGTTCTGTCATCTATAATGTCCAAGTGTGACGACAACAAGGCGGGCAGCTCAGAGCCCACGGAGGAGGAGtttgagcgcgctcggcagaggctTGAGAAGAAGCGCACCAAGGGGCGCAAATGA
- the LOC123132583 gene encoding arabinogalactan protein 23, producing MEMKKIACAVLIALVASASLVAATAPATEAPAESPGAAAGATAGAAGATAPATSGAFAGAPGAAALLVSLVAYYLH from the coding sequence ATGGAGATGAAGAAGATCGCCTGCGCCGTGCTGATCGCCCTGGTGGCCTCCGCCTCCCTGGTCGCGGCGACCGCCCCGGCCACCGAGGCGCCGGCCGAGTCCCCCGGCGCGGCCGCCGGCGCCACCGCCGGAGCGGCCGGAGCGACCGCCCCGGCCACCAGCGGCGCCTTCGCCGGCGCGCCCGGCGCCGCCGCGCTCCTCGTCTCCCTCGTCGCCTACTACCTGCACTGA